A DNA window from Mya arenaria isolate MELC-2E11 chromosome 17, ASM2691426v1 contains the following coding sequences:
- the LOC128223760 gene encoding alpha-L-fucosidase-like isoform X1: protein MEELTKTFIRTICVVLSLIVLCKCTKYEPNWASLDSRPLPAWYDDSKIGIFLHWGVFSVPSFKSEWFWKYWRGGNPEIVKYMDRNYRPDFTYADFAPSFTADLFNPEEWAEVFKAAGARYVVLTTKHHEGFTNWPSNHSFSWNAMDVGPKRDLVGELSTAIRKKTDIHFGVYHSMFEWFNPVFLNDQKNGFHTRNFPQSKAIPELYELVNNYQPDVIWSDGAVGADTYWKSPEFLAWLYNDSPVKDTVVVNDRWGNNTSCKHGGFLSCSDRYNPGKLQKRKWENAFTIDMNSWGHRRDAVLSQLLTMEEIMAQLVSTISCGGNVLINVGPTKDGRIVPIFEERLRDLGAWLKLNGEAIYSTRPWTYQNDTVTPHVWYTAKKSSQGGLSVYATLLRWPDPGNLFLGSPTPTSSTRVTLLGYEGKLNWSQASTAQGINVNIPLIPFNRMPCKYAWVLKFDNLA, encoded by the exons ATGGAGGAATTAACCAAGACTTTCATCAGGACTATATGTGTTGTTCTTTCTCTCATAGTTTTATGTAAGTGCACAAAATATGAGCCGAACTGGGCGTCCCTAGATTCCCGGCCTCTCCCGGCCTGGTACGACGACTCTAAGATCGGCATTTTCTTGCACTGGGGCGTCTTCTCCGTGCCAAGCTTCAAGTCTGAGTGGTTCTGGAAATACTGGCGGGGTGGGAACCCGGAAATCGTTAAATACATGGACCGGAACTACCGGCCGGACTTCACGTACGCAGACTTCGCCCCGAGCTTCACGGCGGACCTGTTCAACCCAGAGGAATGGGCGGAGGTTTTTAAAGCTGCGGGGGCTAG GTACGTTGTCTTGACGACCAAACACCACGAGGGTTTCACCAACTGGCCGTCCAACCACTCATTCAGCTGGAACGCCATGGACGTCGGGCCCAAGAGGGACCTTGTAG GCGAGCTGTCGACGGCCATACGCAAGAAGACAGACATACATTTCGGCGTGTATCACTCGATGTTTGAATGGTTTAACCCAGTGTTCTTAAATGACCAGAAAAACGGATTTCATACACGTAACTTTCCACAG AGCAAGGCTATCCCTGAGCTGTATGAGTTAGTGAACAACTACCAGCCTGACGTGATTTGGTCGGATGGTGCGGTGGGAGCGGACACGTACTGGAAGTCTCCGGAGTTCCTTGCCTGGCTTTATAACGATAG CCCAGTGAAGGACACGGTGGTTGTTAACGACCGGTGGGGAAACAACACCAGCTGTAAACATGGTGGCTTCCTCTCCTGTTCCGACAGGTACAACCCAG GCAAGCTACAAAAGAGAAAGTGGGAGAATGCGTTCACGATCGACATGAACTCGTGGGGCCACCGGCGGGATGCGGTCCTCTCTCAGCTACTGACTATGGAGGAGATAATGGCACAACTCGTCTCCACAATCAG TTGCGGCGGGAACGTTCTCATCAACGTAGGTCCCACAAAGGACGGCCGAATCGTGCCCATATTCGAGGAACGTCTGCGTGACCTTGGCGCCTGGCTCAAACTCAACGGAGAGGCTATTTATAGCACACGACCTTGGACCTACCAGAATGACACTGTTACCCCGCATGTCTG GTACACTGCCAAGAAGTCATCGCAGGGCGGTCTTTCCGTGTACGCCACCTTGCTGCGGTGGCCAGACCCCGGAAACCTCTTCCTGGGCAGCCCAACCCCCACGAGTAGCACGCGCGTCACGTTGCTAGGATACGAGGGCAAGCTCAATTGGTCTCAGGCGAGCACCGCTCAGGGAATTAATGTGAACATTCCGCTCATACCGTTCAATAGGATGCCATGTAAATATGCATGGGTTTTGAAGTTTGACAATTTGGCATAA
- the LOC128223760 gene encoding alpha-L-fucosidase-like isoform X2 — translation MGSHTFGYFVSILTIVLTSNCSYCVKYEPNWDSLDSRPLPTWYDEGKIGIFLHWGIFSVPSFGSEWFWISWEQGSKKIEAYMKKNYKPDFTYQDFAPDFTVDLFNPNDWADLFQDAGAKYVVLTTKHHEGFTNWPSNHSFSWNAMDVGPKRDLVGELSTAIRKKTDIHFGVYHSMFEWFNPVFLNDQKNGFHTRNFPQSKAIPELYELVNNYQPDVIWSDGAVGADTYWKSPEFLAWLYNDSPVKDTVVVNDRWGNNTSCKHGGFLSCSDRYNPGKLQKRKWENAFTIDMNSWGHRRDAVLSQLLTMEEIMAQLVSTISCGGNVLINVGPTKDGRIVPIFEERLRDLGAWLKLNGEAIYSTRPWTYQNDTVTPHVWYTAKKSSQGGLSVYATLLRWPDPGNLFLGSPTPTSSTRVTLLGYEGKLNWSQASTAQGINVNIPLIPFNRMPCKYAWVLKFDNLA, via the exons ATGGGATCTCACACCtttggatattttgtttcaatactGACGATTGTCCTAACAAGTAACTGTTCTTATTGTGTCAAATATGAGCCAAACTGGGACTCTCTTGACTCACGACCTTTACCGACATGGTACGATGAAGGAAAaatagggatttttttacactGGGGGATTTTCTCGGTCCCAAGTTTCGGCTCTGAGTGGTTCTGGATAAGCTGGGAGCAGGGTAGCAAGAAAATCGAGGCATACATGAAGAAGAACTATAAGCCGGATTTTACCTATCAGGATTTTGCCCCGGACTTCACTGTTGACTTATTTAACCCTAACGACTGGGCAGATTTGTTCCAAGATGCGGGTGCAAA GTACGTTGTCTTGACGACCAAACACCACGAGGGTTTCACCAACTGGCCGTCCAACCACTCATTCAGCTGGAACGCCATGGACGTCGGGCCCAAGAGGGACCTTGTAG GCGAGCTGTCGACGGCCATACGCAAGAAGACAGACATACATTTCGGCGTGTATCACTCGATGTTTGAATGGTTTAACCCAGTGTTCTTAAATGACCAGAAAAACGGATTTCATACACGTAACTTTCCACAG AGCAAGGCTATCCCTGAGCTGTATGAGTTAGTGAACAACTACCAGCCTGACGTGATTTGGTCGGATGGTGCGGTGGGAGCGGACACGTACTGGAAGTCTCCGGAGTTCCTTGCCTGGCTTTATAACGATAG CCCAGTGAAGGACACGGTGGTTGTTAACGACCGGTGGGGAAACAACACCAGCTGTAAACATGGTGGCTTCCTCTCCTGTTCCGACAGGTACAACCCAG GCAAGCTACAAAAGAGAAAGTGGGAGAATGCGTTCACGATCGACATGAACTCGTGGGGCCACCGGCGGGATGCGGTCCTCTCTCAGCTACTGACTATGGAGGAGATAATGGCACAACTCGTCTCCACAATCAG TTGCGGCGGGAACGTTCTCATCAACGTAGGTCCCACAAAGGACGGCCGAATCGTGCCCATATTCGAGGAACGTCTGCGTGACCTTGGCGCCTGGCTCAAACTCAACGGAGAGGCTATTTATAGCACACGACCTTGGACCTACCAGAATGACACTGTTACCCCGCATGTCTG GTACACTGCCAAGAAGTCATCGCAGGGCGGTCTTTCCGTGTACGCCACCTTGCTGCGGTGGCCAGACCCCGGAAACCTCTTCCTGGGCAGCCCAACCCCCACGAGTAGCACGCGCGTCACGTTGCTAGGATACGAGGGCAAGCTCAATTGGTCTCAGGCGAGCACCGCTCAGGGAATTAATGTGAACATTCCGCTCATACCGTTCAATAGGATGCCATGTAAATATGCATGGGTTTTGAAGTTTGACAATTTGGCATAA